In Rhodovulum sulfidophilum DSM 1374, the following are encoded in one genomic region:
- a CDS encoding ABC transporter permease, producing MRGLAILLWAPLVLIVATILGALVSLASQLPLAGLAEALAAEETRFAIAMSLRSSLIALVLALLLGLPTAWLLARRRFVGKAVVETVLDLPMVTPPLVAGIGLLLLLGREAPVGGALAGLGIEILFSPAGVILAQTYIASSVVIRSARAAIGAVDPGYAANAATLGLPPFWAASLVELPMAGRGLMAAAVLGWARALGEFGATLMLAGATRMRTETLPMAVYLNIASGRTDIAIACALILLALAFALLLAIRLLTADRPDPMTEAQHARPQA from the coding sequence ATGCGCGGGCTGGCGATCCTGCTCTGGGCGCCGCTCGTGCTGATCGTAGCGACGATCCTCGGCGCGCTTGTCTCCCTTGCCAGCCAGTTGCCGCTGGCGGGACTTGCCGAGGCGCTGGCCGCAGAAGAGACCCGCTTTGCCATCGCCATGTCGCTGCGCTCCTCGCTGATCGCGCTGGTGCTGGCGCTGCTTCTGGGCCTGCCCACCGCCTGGCTGCTGGCGCGGCGGCGCTTTGTCGGCAAGGCAGTGGTCGAGACCGTGCTGGATCTGCCGATGGTGACGCCGCCGCTGGTGGCGGGCATCGGGCTCTTGCTGCTGCTGGGGCGCGAGGCGCCGGTGGGCGGGGCGCTGGCCGGGCTCGGGATCGAGATCCTGTTCTCGCCCGCGGGCGTGATCCTCGCCCAGACCTATATCGCCAGCTCGGTCGTGATCCGCAGCGCCCGCGCCGCCATCGGCGCGGTCGATCCGGGCTATGCCGCCAATGCCGCGACGCTGGGCCTGCCGCCCTTCTGGGCCGCAAGTCTCGTCGAGCTGCCGATGGCGGGGCGCGGGCTGATGGCAGCGGCGGTGCTGGGCTGGGCCCGGGCGCTGGGCGAATTCGGCGCCACGCTGATGCTGGCGGGCGCGACCCGGATGCGCACCGAAACCCTGCCGATGGCGGTCTATCTCAACATCGCCAGCGGCCGCACCGACATCGCCATCGCCTGCGCCCTGATCCTTCTGGCGCTGGCCTTCGCGCTGCTGCTGGCGATCCGCCTGCTGACCGCCGACCGCCCCGACCCGATGACGGAGGCGCAGCATGCCCGCCCTCAGGCTTGA
- the modA gene encoding molybdate ABC transporter substrate-binding protein — protein MRLSIAFVPILGLGLSAAAPAETLHVYSGAGLRPAVEPLALAFEARTGAELAIEYAGTGQILARARTTGRGDVFIAGTRFFSDQLEAEGRISGVVALGIHGAAIGVSKAAASKVADIADLGRPGLRLALGDPQAMALGRTAAEIMARCGDPEAIRANTVVRATTLQQLAMYVATGDVDAAIMARSAALPHGERIALVPIPPECYTAEEITAGLLDSAEEPELATAFIALLASPEGRAAFEAAGFGAE, from the coding sequence ATGCGCCTGTCCATCGCTTTCGTCCCGATCCTCGGGCTGGGCCTGTCCGCCGCCGCCCCGGCCGAAACGCTCCATGTCTATTCCGGCGCCGGGCTCCGCCCCGCGGTCGAGCCGCTGGCCCTGGCTTTCGAGGCCCGGACCGGGGCCGAGCTTGCCATCGAATATGCCGGAACCGGCCAGATCCTCGCCCGGGCGAGGACCACCGGCAGGGGCGATGTCTTCATCGCGGGCACGCGCTTCTTCTCGGACCAGCTCGAAGCCGAGGGCCGGATCTCGGGCGTGGTCGCGCTGGGCATCCATGGCGCGGCGATCGGGGTATCGAAGGCGGCGGCATCAAAGGTCGCCGATATCGCCGATCTGGGCCGTCCCGGGCTGAGGCTGGCCCTGGGCGATCCGCAGGCGATGGCGCTCGGCCGCACCGCCGCCGAGATCATGGCGCGCTGCGGCGATCCCGAGGCGATCCGCGCCAATACCGTCGTCCGCGCCACCACGCTGCAACAGCTGGCGATGTATGTCGCGACCGGCGATGTCGACGCCGCGATCATGGCCCGCTCGGCCGCACTGCCCCATGGCGAGCGGATCGCGCTCGTGCCGATCCCGCCCGAATGCTACACCGCCGAGGAAATCACCGCCGGCCTGCTGGACAGTGCCGAAGAGCCGGAGCTGGCCACAGCCTTCATCGCCCTTCTCGCCTCGCCCGAAGGCCGCGCCGCCTTCGAGGCGGCGGGCTTCGGCGCGGAATAG
- the modD gene encoding ModD protein, whose translation MLPLDDATLLGLLKEDAPYGDLTTRSLGFGAAPGRLTMRARGPMTVCGTEEAARILTLLGARAEIAAPSGTAVPAGTVLAEATGPAEPLFLGWKVAQTLTEWASGVATGAAAIVGAARAVAPGIGVACTRKAVPGTRALSLKAILAGGAEIHRTGLSDTVLLFPEHRAFGGPEALAAQIGMLRLACPERRVVVEVKTLAEAETAAEAGADVLQLEKFPPEEAAAAARALAGWTGCLAAAGGITPENAAAYAATGMQVLVTSAPYYAKPADVSVTLAPA comes from the coding sequence ATGCTGCCCCTCGACGACGCGACCCTCCTTGGCCTTCTGAAGGAGGATGCCCCCTATGGCGACCTGACCACCCGAAGCCTCGGCTTCGGAGCGGCTCCGGGGCGGCTGACGATGCGGGCGCGCGGGCCGATGACCGTCTGCGGCACCGAAGAGGCCGCGCGGATCCTCACCCTGCTGGGCGCCCGGGCCGAGATCGCGGCGCCCAGCGGCACGGCGGTTCCGGCGGGCACGGTGCTGGCCGAGGCCACGGGGCCCGCCGAGCCGCTGTTTCTGGGCTGGAAGGTGGCGCAGACCCTGACCGAATGGGCCTCGGGCGTGGCGACCGGCGCCGCCGCCATCGTCGGCGCGGCCCGCGCCGTGGCGCCCGGGATCGGCGTGGCCTGTACCCGCAAGGCCGTGCCCGGGACCCGCGCGCTGTCGCTGAAGGCCATCCTTGCGGGCGGCGCCGAGATCCATCGCACCGGGCTTTCGGACACGGTTCTGCTGTTTCCCGAACATCGCGCCTTCGGCGGTCCGGAGGCGCTTGCCGCCCAGATCGGCATGCTGCGCCTTGCCTGCCCCGAGCGCCGCGTGGTGGTCGAGGTCAAGACCCTGGCCGAGGCCGAAACCGCCGCCGAGGCCGGGGCCGACGTGCTGCAACTGGAGAAATTCCCCCCCGAGGAGGCCGCCGCCGCCGCCCGCGCGCTTGCGGGCTGGACCGGCTGTCTGGCCGCGGCGGGCGGCATCACGCCCGAGAATGCCGCCGCCTATGCCGCGACCGGCATGCAGGTGCTGGTCACCTCCGCGCCCTATTACGCCAAACCTGCCGATGTTTCGGTCACGCTGGCGCCCGCCTGA
- the ureG gene encoding urease accessory protein UreG: protein MSSPHGPLRIGIGGPVGAGKTTLTAALARAFSKTHSVAVVTNDIYTQEDAEALMRMQVLPSERIKGVETGGCPHTAIREDASINLAAIAELTARFPDLDIVLIESGGDNLSATFSPELADVTVYVIDVAAGEEIPRKGGPAITRSDLLVINKTDLAPHVGADLGVMDRDAKRMRGALPTVFAALKQGEGVEAAIGLLCEIGGLTEPA from the coding sequence ATGAGTTCCCCTCACGGCCCCCTCCGCATCGGCATCGGCGGTCCCGTCGGCGCCGGCAAGACCACGCTGACAGCCGCACTGGCCCGCGCCTTCTCGAAGACCCATTCGGTCGCGGTCGTCACCAATGACATCTACACCCAGGAGGATGCCGAGGCGCTGATGCGGATGCAGGTTCTGCCTTCCGAGCGCATCAAGGGCGTCGAAACCGGCGGCTGCCCGCATACCGCGATCCGCGAGGATGCCTCGATCAACCTTGCCGCCATTGCCGAGCTGACCGCGCGCTTTCCCGATCTGGATATCGTGCTGATCGAGTCGGGCGGCGACAATCTCTCGGCCACCTTCAGCCCCGAGCTGGCCGATGTCACGGTCTATGTGATCGACGTCGCGGCGGGCGAGGAGATCCCCCGCAAGGGCGGTCCCGCGATCACCCGGTCGGACCTGCTGGTCATCAACAAGACCGATCTCGCGCCCCATGTCGGCGCCGATCTCGGGGTGATGGACCGCGACGCCAAACGCATGCGCGGGGCGTTGCCGACCGTCTTTGCCGCGCTGAAGCAGGGCGAGGGCGTCGAGGCCGCGATCGGGCTTCTGTGCGAGATCGGCGGGCTGACCGAACCGGCTTAA
- a CDS encoding ABC transporter ATP-binding protein, with protein sequence MPALRLERIGNAVLGPLDLELAAGEAVALLGPSGAGKSTLLKIVAGLLPHRGRVIFEGRDLTGLPPHRRGIGYMSQDLHLFPHLSVAGNLALPLVFAGLDRQARARRVADTLALCAIAHRASRRPAQLSGGERQRAALARVLSLRPRLLLLDEPFANLDRDTRAGLWAELDALRRGRGMTALIVTHDPSEARALADRSVAINAGRLNERTPLPCCPSTTRPSLAF encoded by the coding sequence ATGCCCGCCCTCAGGCTTGAGCGGATCGGGAACGCGGTTCTGGGGCCGCTCGATCTCGAGCTTGCCGCGGGCGAGGCGGTGGCCCTGCTCGGCCCTTCGGGCGCGGGCAAGAGCACGCTTCTGAAAATCGTGGCCGGGCTTCTTCCGCATCGCGGCCGGGTCATCTTCGAGGGCCGGGACCTGACCGGCCTGCCGCCGCACCGGCGCGGCATCGGCTACATGAGCCAGGATCTGCACCTCTTCCCCCATCTCAGCGTTGCGGGAAACCTGGCGCTGCCGCTGGTCTTCGCAGGCCTCGACCGCCAGGCCCGCGCCCGGCGGGTGGCCGACACCCTGGCGCTTTGCGCCATCGCCCACCGCGCGAGCCGCCGCCCCGCGCAGCTTTCGGGCGGCGAGCGGCAACGCGCCGCGCTGGCCCGCGTGCTGTCGCTGCGGCCCCGGCTTCTGCTGCTCGACGAGCCCTTCGCCAATCTCGACCGCGACACCCGGGCCGGGCTCTGGGCCGAGCTCGACGCGCTGCGCCGCGGGCGCGGCATGACCGCGCTCATCGTCACCCATGACCCGTCCGAGGCCCGCGCCCTGGCCGACCGCTCGGTCGCAATCAATGCGGGCCGTCTCAACGAAAGGACCCCCTTGCCATGCTGCCCCTCGACGACGCGACCCTCCTTGGCCTTCTGA
- a CDS encoding NnrS family protein, with product MTDAVPEIRPRGRGRNAPLTAIATGRLVRDIWLSPHRPFFALSALWAVLAVMWWRFGDRIGLPVPALGTTTLWHAHEMTVGVGGAAMAAYFLTAMPNWTGARRVTGRGLMLLAGLWALARLAAALGQVLPLALVLAPGLAFYALFTLVYLRAVVSGRRGDRWAIPAAIAFLGLADAAFLATALGYLSSPGDAAMTRVLVLFFAIKVSIIAGNMAPALIAGWVGRQGKALPRIDPLASRIGLGLMLAALALTLGGAVTAGSTLLIAAGAAQLWRMRHWHGLSALGYAPALMLVLAFAWAPLGLALTGLAALVPLPWREADAIHVLMMGAMSGLAFSIAARAAARREGGLLRIGPLHKTGFALLWGAVWLRLAAPAMPSLYEPLLDATAAAFCAGWALFLAGYLPSLRGAVINPVFNVGGHGHGHGHGLGHGKGHGQGCGCGGHGGGGGHGQHGGPGRGGGPFRMPEPS from the coding sequence ATGACTGACGCCGTACCCGAGATCCGGCCCCGCGGACGCGGCAGAAACGCGCCGCTGACCGCGATCGCCACCGGGCGGCTCGTCCGCGATATCTGGCTGTCGCCGCACCGGCCGTTCTTTGCGCTATCGGCGCTCTGGGCGGTGCTGGCGGTCATGTGGTGGCGGTTCGGCGACCGGATCGGGCTGCCGGTGCCCGCGCTTGGCACGACGACGCTCTGGCATGCGCATGAGATGACCGTGGGAGTCGGCGGCGCGGCGATGGCGGCCTATTTCCTGACCGCGATGCCGAACTGGACCGGAGCGCGGCGGGTGACCGGGCGGGGGCTGATGCTGCTGGCCGGGCTCTGGGCGCTGGCACGGCTGGCCGCGGCCCTGGGGCAGGTTCTGCCGCTGGCCTTGGTGCTGGCGCCGGGGCTGGCCTTCTACGCGCTCTTCACGCTGGTCTATCTGCGCGCCGTGGTCTCGGGGCGACGCGGGGACCGCTGGGCGATCCCGGCCGCCATCGCCTTTCTGGGGCTCGCCGATGCGGCATTCCTCGCCACCGCGCTTGGATATCTGAGTTCTCCGGGCGATGCCGCGATGACGCGCGTCCTGGTGCTGTTCTTCGCGATCAAGGTTTCGATCATCGCGGGCAACATGGCGCCTGCCCTGATCGCGGGCTGGGTCGGGCGCCAGGGCAAGGCCTTGCCGCGCATCGACCCGCTCGCAAGCCGCATCGGGCTGGGCCTCATGCTGGCGGCCCTAGCGCTGACGCTTGGCGGCGCGGTCACGGCCGGATCGACGCTGCTGATCGCGGCGGGGGCGGCGCAGCTCTGGCGGATGCGGCACTGGCACGGCCTCTCGGCCCTGGGCTATGCGCCCGCGCTGATGCTGGTCCTGGCCTTCGCCTGGGCACCGCTGGGGCTTGCCCTGACCGGGCTGGCGGCGCTGGTCCCCCTGCCCTGGCGCGAGGCCGATGCGATCCACGTTCTGATGATGGGGGCGATGTCGGGGCTCGCCTTCTCGATCGCCGCGCGCGCGGCGGCCCGGCGCGAGGGCGGGCTTCTGCGCATCGGCCCGCTGCACAAGACCGGGTTCGCGCTGCTTTGGGGCGCGGTCTGGCTGCGTCTCGCGGCGCCCGCGATGCCGTCGCTTTACGAGCCCCTTCTCGATGCCACCGCGGCCGCCTTCTGCGCCGGCTGGGCGCTGTTTCTGGCCGGCTATCTCCCCAGCCTGCGCGGAGCGGTGATCAACCCGGTCTTCAATGTCGGAGGCCATGGTCACGGGCATGGACACGGGCTTGGGCACGGCAAAGGTCATGGCCAAGGCTGCGGATGCGGCGGGCATGGTGGGGGCGGCGGCCACGGACAGCATGGCGGCCCGGGCCGAGGCGGCGGGCCGTTCCGGATGCCGGAGCCGAGTTAA